The Dokdonia donghaensis DSW-1 DNA window CGTTGCCACCGCCGCTGCAAATGGTGATGATGAAAACCTTTGGATAGCCGAGTTTTGGGCAGATGATGTAGAGGGTATTATGATAAGCCCACCTGGAAGACAGTTTTCTATCGCAAACCAACTTATAGAGCAATATGACCTTGATTTTGATCAAACTCTGGAGTTATTATTGCGTCTTAGTTTTGCTATAAATGACGCAGCCGTGTCTGCTTGGGATGATAAGTACACGTATAACACGCAGCGACCTAGCACCTACATTAATGAGTTTATAGATGAAGACTTCACGACTAATCTTGCGAGATTTGTAGTAGCGCCTAATCCGGCTTTTCCTAGTTATCCTTCTGGCCACGCAACATTTGCAGGAGCAGCTGGAGGGGTATTTATAGACTTTTTTGGCACAGATGCTATAGACTTTACAGACAACACCTACCTAGGTTTTGATTACATTATAGATTTTATAGGCACGCCACGTAGTTATACCTCGTTCAGCGAGATGGCTTCAGAAAATGCTTTTTCTAGAGTACCGCTGGGAGTACATATACAAGAGGACTCAACAGAGGGATTACGCCTGGGCTATGAAATCGCAGATGCTGTAAATGCACTAGATCTTTCTAATTAAAAAACAGCCACTGGCTTAGCAGTATATCTTACTACAACCACTGTAATGTACTATTGCAGTGGTTTTTTTACGCTTTCGCGAAAGCGGACACCTACACAATGCTAAAAAAATGCTAAACTCCCTTTAAAACAACCTCACCACTACACCGGCCATTACATTTGCGCCTTATTATCACAGCAAACAGCAACCTTATGACTTTAAAAACGACGCTAGGCATTCTTATTGCCCTTATATGCATATCGTGTAATAACACAACACAGCAAACCCCAACAACAACCGAAAATGCTGTAAAAGAAGAAACACCCACTTTTACAAATAAAGGCCACGAACTTGTATACACAATGATGCAAGAAGTAGGTGACTATGCTACGCTAGCTGCAAAAAATGATGTTGTTTATACTTATACGTATCAAACGCCAGACGGGCAAAAGGACGTCTCTACAGAGAAATACATTTTTGACGGTGAGTACTCTTACGGACTCTATAACACACACCAGCGCACACTTCCAGAACTAGAAGGCAACATAGAGCAAGGATATGATGGTAAAGAATACTGGCTCAAAAATGAAGGAACCATTATTACAGATGAGGCTGCGCTTAAGCGTGTAGCCTTTAATAGACCTACTAACTACTACTGGTTTACAATGATGCAAAAACTAGGAGATCCTGGTCTTGTATATAAATATGTAAAGCAACAAACGGTAAATGATATTAACTATGATGTGGTAAAAGTAAGTTTTGAAAGCACTGGAGATAAACCTCAAGATATCTACCAAGTGTACATCAACCCTGAGACAAAACGTGTAGATCAATTTTTATTTACAGTGGTAGACTTTGGCGTGACAGATCCTTACCTTATGGAAGTAAGCTATGACGAAGTAGATGGTTTACAAATCCCTACAAAACGTCGTTATAAAAAATCAGATTGGGACGCTACAGTTACAGATGCACCGTGGATCACAGTAGACTGGACAGATATCACCTTTGATAATGGTCTAGAAAAGAGCTTATTTGTAAAATAATAAATAGGTAGTCAAGTAAGATTTGGCACTTTTTTGATAGTTACAAGAGCGCATTGTTTAAAGTTTGGCTTACATTTAATGTAAATCTCTTTAAATGATGCGCTTTTCTATTTACCTACTCATAACCTCACTAGCCGTACTAAGCTATAGCTGTACCTCTCAAAATAAACAAAGAGATATACGAGATGAAACACCATCTCAAAAAACTAGCCGTATCTCCACACAAACTTCTGCACAAGATTATAACTTTAATTTGAGTCCGCCGCCGTTAAGCCAATTTATACGAAGGATCTTTCAAGATTCTCAAGGTAGCTTATGGATGGGAACTAATGGTGATGGCGTGATACGATATAATGGAACGAGCGTAGACTACTTTTCTATAGACGACGGTTTTAATGGCGAGGCAGTGCGTGCGATTCTGGAGGATAAAGATGGTACACTTTGGTTTGGAACCAATCGAGGTCTTGTAAGCTATGATCTGAATGCGACGACATCTCGCAGTAAACCCACTTTTAAAAACTACGCAGAAGCGCAGGGACTCAAAGAAAGCAATGTATGGAGTATGTTGCTAGACGCCAAAGGAACGTTGTGGATAGGGGCTTTAAATGGCGTTAATAGCTTTGATGGGACTGCTTTTAAACCGTTCGCTCTTCCAGAAACGGTAGTAGATAATTCTAGAGGTGTTTCAAGTACTAAAATTGTGCATAGTATTATGGAAGATAACAAAGGGCGCTTATGGTTTGCTTCAAACGCTGGTGCCTTTATCTGGGATGGTAATACGCTAGATACCTTAAGCACCAAAGATGGTCTCGCAGGTAATAATGTAAATGATATGCTACAAGATCGCACAGGAAATATCTGGTTTGCAACACACCATAAAGGCGTTAGCCGTTATGATGGGGTTAAGTTCACAAACTTTACTACAGATAGCGTGATTACAGGAGAAGAAGTGTGGAGCCTCTTTCAAGACTCCAAAGGGAACATCTGGTTTCCTGCTGAAAATGCTGGGGTATACAAATACGATGGTAATAGCTTTACAAATTATAATGAGGACGATGGCTTACAAAGCAATGCAATCCAGACTATTTATGAGGATGCTACTGGCACCATCTGGTTAGGTGGATATCAGGGGCTTTCTAGATTAAAAGGTGATAAGATCATACCCGTCACAGAAAGTGGACCTTGGAAGGATTAAACAACTAATAGATTACTCAAAAACAAAAAAGGCGACCATACGGTCGCCTTTTTAAATAATGATCATCTCGTAGTATTACATATTACGTCTGTACTGCCCTCCTACTTCAAAGAGTGCACTTGTGATTTGTCCTAGTGAGCAAACCTTAGTTGCTTCCATAAGTTCTTCAAAAATGTTGCGGTTATTAATCGCTGCATCTTGAATTTTTGCAAGTTCTGCTTCTATCTTATCTGCTTTTTCCTTATGGAGGTTTTCTAGCATTTCGATTTGATATTGCTTCTCCTCTTCGGTAGCTCTAATTACTTCGGCTGGGCGTACTGTTGGACTTCCTTTTGAACTCAAGAAGGTGTTTACTCCGATTATTGGGAATTCACCGTTATGCTTAAGCGTTTCATAATACAAGCTTTCTTCTTGTATTTTAGAACGCTGGTACATCGTCTCCATCGCTCCTAGTACACCACCACGCTCTGTGATTCTATCAAATTCTAGTAAGACTGCCTCTTCTACGAGCTCTGTAAGCTCTTCTATAATAAATGATCCCTGTATTGGGTTTTCGTTTTTAGTAAGTCCTAGCTCTTTATTGATAATAAGCTGTATTGCCATCGCACGACGTACACTCTCTTCTGTAGGCGTTGTGATTGCCTCATCATAAGCATTTGTATGTAGCGAGTTACAGTTATCATAAATCGCATATAATGCTTGTAATGTAGTACGTATGTCGTTAAAGTCAATCTCTTGTGCGTGTAGGCTACGCCCAGATGTCTGGATGTGATACTTAAGCATTTGTGCACGTGAGTTTGCTTTATATTTCTCCTTCATTGCCTTTGCCCAAATCTTACGAGCAACACGACCTATGACCGCATATTCTGGATCGATTCCGTTTGAGAAAAAGAACGATAAGTTAGGACCAAATTTATTGATATCCATCCCACGGCTTAGGTAGTACTCTACATACGTAAATCCGTTAGATAATGTAAGTGCTAGTTGTGTGATAGGATTTGCTCCTGCCTCTGCAATGTGATATCCAGAGATAGACACACTATAGAAGTTACGCACTTTTTGCTCGATAAAATACTCTTGTACATCACCCATTAAGCGCAGTGCAAACTCTGTAGAGAAGATACACGTATTTTGCGCTTGATCTTCTTTAAGAATATCTGCTTGTACCGTACCACGCACTTGTGTAAGCGTCTCTACTTTTATGCGGTTATACACATCTGCTGGGAGTACTTGGTCACCTGTTACGCCTAGTAACATTAACCCTAGACCATCATTTCCTTCTGGAAGATCGCCTTGGTAGGCTGGACGTGTTTTTCCTTCGTAGGTAGCTGCAATTTTTGCTTCTACCTCTGCTTCTAGTCCATTTTCTTTAATGTACTTCTCACAGTTTTGATCTATAGCGGCATTCATAAAGAAACCAAGCAACATAGGCGCAGGTCCGTTTATGGTCATACTTACAGAGGTCATAGCGTGACTTAAGTCAAAACCAGAGTACAATTTCTTTGCGTCATCAAGACAGCAAATACTCACTCCCGCGTTACCTATCTTACCATAAATATCTGGACGGTGACCTGGATCGTTACCATATAGAGTTACCGAGTCAAAAGCGGTACTTAATCGCTTAGCCGGCATTCCTAAACTCACGTAGTGAAAACGCTTGTTTGTGCGCTCTGGTCCTCCTTCTCCTGCAAACATACGTGTAGGATCTTCTCCCGTACGTTTAAAAGGATAGAGTCCCGCAGTGTATGGGAATTCTCCCGGTACATTTTCTTGTAAACACCAGATTAAGATATCTCCCCAAGCTTGATACTTTGGCAAGGCTACCTTAGGTATTTCTGTATGTGATAATGACGCACTGTGCGTAGGGATTTTAATCTCCTTGTCTCTTACCTTAAAGGTATACACAGGTGCTTTGTATCTATTTACTTTCTCGTCCCAACCGGTAATAATCTCCCAGTTATACGGATCGAGATCCATTTTTTTACGGTCAAACTGTGCGAGTAGCAACTTGACAAGATCTTTATCTTCATCGGTAGTTTCGGCGGCGAAGTCTGTGATTTGTAAACCTGCTTTGTCAAGTGCTGGAGTAACTCCTGCTATGGTCTCGATGGTTTTAAATATTCCGTAGAGACGTTGTGCTGTTTCTTGTTGCGCTTTCGCGAAAGCGTCATACCCTCTATTACTCTCTGCAATCTCGCTCAGGTAACGTGTACGCGCTGGAGGTATTACAAAGATCTTCTCACTCATCTCCTGGCTTATCTCAAAAGTACTCGTAAGATCTGCCTCGTTTACCGTGTTTACCTTCTCCATTATACGCTTGTAAAGCGTGTTCATCCCTGGGTCGTTAAACTGGCTTGCAATGGTTCCAAAAACTGGCAACTCATCTTGCGGTGTATCCCACAAGTTATTGTTGCGCATATATTGTTTCTTAACATCACGTAGCGCATCTAGCGATCCACGCTTGTCAAATTTGTTGATAGCAACGAGATCTGCAAAGTCTAGCATATCTATTTTCTCGAGCTGCGTAGCTGCACCAAATTCTGGTGTCATCACATAAAGCGACACATCGCTATGCTCTAGTATCTCTGTATCTGACTGCCCAATACCTGATGTCTCAAGGATGATTAAATCATACTCGGCCGCTTTAAGTACTTCTATGGCTTCGCCTACATACTTAGATAGTGCGAGGTTACTCTGTCTGGTAGCCAGCGAGCGCATATACACACGCTCGTTATTAATCGCATTCATACGGATACGGTCACCCAGTAAGGCTCCACCCGTTTTACGCTTAGAAGGATCTACAGAAATAAGACCTATGGTCTTCTCTGGAAAATCGATAAGAAATCTACGCACCAGCTCATCTACTAGTGAAGATTTACCTGCTCCTCCAGTACCTGTAATACCAAGTACGGGTGTGAGTGAAGTTTCATTCTTTTTATGAATTGCATCAAGCATATCTTTTGCAACCTCTGGAAAATTTTCGGCAGCAGAGATTACTCTGGCTATAGCCGTAGGTACTTTATCACTAAGTTGAGCAGCTTGATTATCTAGCTTATCTCCTATAGCATAATCAGACTGCTGTACAAGGTCATTAATCATTCCTTGTAATCCCATCGCACGGCCATCATCTGGAGAGTAGATACGAGTAATCCCGTAATCCATAAGCTCCTTAATTTCTTCTGGAAGTATCACACCACCTCCTCCACCGAAGATTTTAATATGTCCCGCACCTTTCTCTTTGAGGAGGTCGTACATATATTTAAAATACTCATTGTGCCCTCCTTGATAAGAGGTCATTGCAATAGCATTTGCATCTTCTTGTATGGCTGTGTTTACTACCTCTTCTACACTGCGGTCGTGACCTAAGTGTATAACCTCTACACCGGTACTTTGTATAATACGGCGCATAATATTTATCGCGGCATCGTGTCCGTCAAAAAGGGAAGCAGCAGTTACTATTCTAACTTTATGCTTAGGAGTATAAGGAGTGGCTTGTTCCATCTGTAATTTTAAGTATGTATAACGATGTAAATTTACGTAATATTCAATAATAAAGCGAGTTGAATATGAATTACACAAAAAAGAAAGTTTATATATGATTTGCGTTATAATATATGCAATTTAGAGGTAAGAAAATCAAGCTTATGGCACATCTTACCATACTTATACACTGTAAAGACCAAAAGGGAATTATCGCCTCGGTGACCAATTTCATTTTGGAAAACGAAGGAAACACCACTTATATTGACCAGCACGTAGATGCGGTGGCAAATGTATTTTTTATGCGCCTTGAGTGTGTATTTGAACAAGCAGATTTTAACACTGCAAAGTTTAAAACAGCTTTTAAAGAAAAACTGGCAACTCCCTTTGAAATGCAATGGCAACTATATCCTGCTACGCAAAAACTCAAAATGGCCATTTTTGTGTCAAAATATGATCATTGCCTTTATGATATACTAGGCCGCTACAATGCTGGCGAACTTAACGTAGACATCCCTTTTATTATAAGTAACCATAATGATCTCGCACATATTGCGGCAAACTTTGACATCCCTTTTTATCACATACCAGTGACAAAAGACACCAAAGCTGCAGCAGAGCAAGAACAGCTTAAGTTACTCAAAGCGCATCAAGTAGACTTTATTGTACTAGCTCGTTATATGCAAATCGTCACGCCTACGGTAATAAATGAATTTCCGTATCGCATTATAAACATACACCACTCTTTCTTACCTGCCTTTGTAGGTGCAAAACCTTATCACGCGGCCTTTGCTCGCGGTGTAAAAATTATAGGCACCACCAGTCACTACGTCACCGAAGAGCTAGACGCAGGTCCCATCATCGAGCAAGACACCATACGTGTAACCCACAGCCACACCATTCCAGACCTCATTGCAAAAGGTAGAGACCTAGAAAAAATCGTACTCTCAAGAGCGATAAAACTACACGCCCAGCATAAATGCTTTGTGTATAGCAATAAGACCATAATTTTTACTTAAAAGAAATGAATAAGCAGGGTTACGCTTTCGCGAAAGCGTAATTATCAATTATATTTACCACAATACTTAAATGACATTATTATGAAAAAGATCATCGCTGTACTCGTTTTATTTTCACTCGTTTCTTGTGCCGAATTACAAGGCGTTATAGACGGGCTTCCTGGTGAGTCTGGATTGCCTGGTATAGATAACCAGATGATAGGTAATGGACTTAAACAAGCGCTTGATTTTGGGATTGATAAGCAAGTGACAAAACTTACTTCTACAGATGGTTTTTATAAAAATGAGCTGGTAAAAATTTTGCTACCAGAAGAGTTACAAAAAGTAGATAATACACTAAGAGCTATAGGTCTAGGCAAACTAGCAGATGAGGGCATCAAAGCCCTTAACCGCGCTGCCGAAGATGCTGTAAGTGAGGCTACGCCAATCTTTGTAGACGCGGTGAAGCAAATTACCTTTAATGATGTGCGTACCATTTTACTAGGTACAGATGATGCGGCAACTCAATATCTAGAAGGAAAAACAAACGCTGCACTTTATAATAAATTCAACCCTATGATTAAAAATAGCTTTGCAAAAGTAGGCGCAGATCAAATCTGGACTAACCTCATCACAAAGTATAATGACTTACCTCTTACAAATAATGTAAATCCAGATCTTACAGATTATGTAACGCAACAAGCGCTACAAGGTGTGTACACAATGATTGCTGTTGAGGAAAAAGAAATAAGAACAAAAACACAAAGCAGAACTACAGATTTACTTAAACGTGTGTTTGCATTACAAGATTAACAAGTTTAATCTTACATTAATTACTTGATTTTTACATAGTTATAACATTTTGGTTTGGATTTTTTTTTTACATTTAATGTATTAAAAACATCCCCTTAACTAATTAATCAAGTATGACTAATGTTGCCTCAAAACACAAGCGCCTCAAATCTTTTATGCAACGTAAGCACAAGAAACTCGTAGAGGAGTCTTATAATATAATGTATACAGATCACGAAAAAAGTGACGTACTCACCTATGAAGCCTTACAGCTGGATAAAAAGATTAAGTTTTTAAAGTTTTAAGCGCTTAGATAAGCTCGTAAAATAGGGAAAGGCTTTTATGAGCCTACTCCCATACCAAGAAAAATACTCACCATCTACAAGTACAACTTGTGCGGTGGTCTTTTTTTGAAACTCTTCTATATGCTTTTCTGAGAAAGGAAATGGCTCCGAAGACAAGAATACATAATCTAAGTCTTTGAGATTTTCTTCGGTAACTGTAGGATACCTTCCTTCTTTATTTTTAAATGCATTTACAAAACCTAGCTCCTCTATAAGGTGATGTATAAAGGTATCATCACCCACAACCATAAGTGGCTCTTGCCATATAAAATAGCCTACTTTAAGGGTGTTAATGGGTTTTGTTATGCTTTCGCGAAAGCGTTCTTGTGCTTCTTTAATGCGAGTTGTGATTGCTGTAGCACGTTGAGTCACATTAAAAATAGTACCATATTGTATAATCAGATTGTGAGCATCTTGAAGCGTCTTAACATCAGATAGGTGTACAGTTGCAATATCTTGCAGAATACGAACCATCTCCTCTGTATTTTCTTCTTTATTACAAAGTATGATATCAGGTTGTAGTGCCTTAATCTTATCAAAATGCACTTGCTTTGTACCTCCCACAACGCTTACTTCATTGCGTAAAGTCACTGGGTGAACACAAAATTTTGTAATACCTACAAGTGAAGATTGTAAACCGAGATCTACCAGCAACTCTGTCTGGCTAGGCACTAAGGAGACTATTCGCACAGGCGTATGATCAAAAGTAAGGGATCGCCCCATCTGATCTACTATATGCATCTCTAGCTGTTTTGAACTAAAATCTCTTGCATTTCTGATTGCATTTGCTGGGCAACATTACGTGCTGCAATGGCAAAATCTTCTCCTTGAGAATTATAGATAATACCTCTTGAAGAATTAACTAGAAGACCTATATCTTCTGTCATACCATATTTACATACTTCACGCAAGCTACCTCCTTGTGCTCCTACACCAGGTACAAGTAAGAAAGCTTCTGGTATGATTGCTCTTATATCTGTAAGATACTCTGCCTTAGTAGCACCTACTACATACATAAGCTGGTCATTATTTTCATAGCTCTTAGAAGTCTCAAGTACGTGCTTATATAGCTCTTGCCCATTGATA harbors:
- the purU gene encoding formyltetrahydrofolate deformylase; translated protein: MAHLTILIHCKDQKGIIASVTNFILENEGNTTYIDQHVDAVANVFFMRLECVFEQADFNTAKFKTAFKEKLATPFEMQWQLYPATQKLKMAIFVSKYDHCLYDILGRYNAGELNVDIPFIISNHNDLAHIAANFDIPFYHIPVTKDTKAAAEQEQLKLLKAHQVDFIVLARYMQIVTPTVINEFPYRIINIHHSFLPAFVGAKPYHAAFARGVKIIGTTSHYVTEELDAGPIIEQDTIRVTHSHTIPDLIAKGRDLEKIVLSRAIKLHAQHKCFVYSNKTIIFT
- a CDS encoding ligand-binding sensor domain-containing protein, with amino-acid sequence MMRFSIYLLITSLAVLSYSCTSQNKQRDIRDETPSQKTSRISTQTSAQDYNFNLSPPPLSQFIRRIFQDSQGSLWMGTNGDGVIRYNGTSVDYFSIDDGFNGEAVRAILEDKDGTLWFGTNRGLVSYDLNATTSRSKPTFKNYAEAQGLKESNVWSMLLDAKGTLWIGALNGVNSFDGTAFKPFALPETVVDNSRGVSSTKIVHSIMEDNKGRLWFASNAGAFIWDGNTLDTLSTKDGLAGNNVNDMLQDRTGNIWFATHHKGVSRYDGVKFTNFTTDSVITGEEVWSLFQDSKGNIWFPAENAGVYKYDGNSFTNYNEDDGLQSNAIQTIYEDATGTIWLGGYQGLSRLKGDKIIPVTESGPWKD
- a CDS encoding ABC transporter substrate-binding protein, with protein sequence MHIVDQMGRSLTFDHTPVRIVSLVPSQTELLVDLGLQSSLVGITKFCVHPVTLRNEVSVVGGTKQVHFDKIKALQPDIILCNKEENTEEMVRILQDIATVHLSDVKTLQDAHNLIIQYGTIFNVTQRATAITTRIKEAQERFRESITKPINTLKVGYFIWQEPLMVVGDDTFIHHLIEELGFVNAFKNKEGRYPTVTEENLKDLDYVFLSSEPFPFSEKHIEEFQKKTTAQVVLVDGEYFSWYGSRLIKAFPYFTSLSKRLKL
- a CDS encoding DUF6503 family protein produces the protein MTLKTTLGILIALICISCNNTTQQTPTTTENAVKEETPTFTNKGHELVYTMMQEVGDYATLAAKNDVVYTYTYQTPDGQKDVSTEKYIFDGEYSYGLYNTHQRTLPELEGNIEQGYDGKEYWLKNEGTIITDEAALKRVAFNRPTNYYWFTMMQKLGDPGLVYKYVKQQTVNDINYDVVKVSFESTGDKPQDIYQVYINPETKRVDQFLFTVVDFGVTDPYLMEVSYDEVDGLQIPTKRRYKKSDWDATVTDAPWITVDWTDITFDNGLEKSLFVK
- a CDS encoding methylmalonyl-CoA mutase family protein, encoding MEQATPYTPKHKVRIVTAASLFDGHDAAINIMRRIIQSTGVEVIHLGHDRSVEEVVNTAIQEDANAIAMTSYQGGHNEYFKYMYDLLKEKGAGHIKIFGGGGGVILPEEIKELMDYGITRIYSPDDGRAMGLQGMINDLVQQSDYAIGDKLDNQAAQLSDKVPTAIARVISAAENFPEVAKDMLDAIHKKNETSLTPVLGITGTGGAGKSSLVDELVRRFLIDFPEKTIGLISVDPSKRKTGGALLGDRIRMNAINNERVYMRSLATRQSNLALSKYVGEAIEVLKAAEYDLIILETSGIGQSDTEILEHSDVSLYVMTPEFGAATQLEKIDMLDFADLVAINKFDKRGSLDALRDVKKQYMRNNNLWDTPQDELPVFGTIASQFNDPGMNTLYKRIMEKVNTVNEADLTSTFEISQEMSEKIFVIPPARTRYLSEIAESNRGYDAFAKAQQETAQRLYGIFKTIETIAGVTPALDKAGLQITDFAAETTDEDKDLVKLLLAQFDRKKMDLDPYNWEIITGWDEKVNRYKAPVYTFKVRDKEIKIPTHSASLSHTEIPKVALPKYQAWGDILIWCLQENVPGEFPYTAGLYPFKRTGEDPTRMFAGEGGPERTNKRFHYVSLGMPAKRLSTAFDSVTLYGNDPGHRPDIYGKIGNAGVSICCLDDAKKLYSGFDLSHAMTSVSMTINGPAPMLLGFFMNAAIDQNCEKYIKENGLEAEVEAKIAATYEGKTRPAYQGDLPEGNDGLGLMLLGVTGDQVLPADVYNRIKVETLTQVRGTVQADILKEDQAQNTCIFSTEFALRLMGDVQEYFIEQKVRNFYSVSISGYHIAEAGANPITQLALTLSNGFTYVEYYLSRGMDINKFGPNLSFFFSNGIDPEYAVIGRVARKIWAKAMKEKYKANSRAQMLKYHIQTSGRSLHAQEIDFNDIRTTLQALYAIYDNCNSLHTNAYDEAITTPTEESVRRAMAIQLIINKELGLTKNENPIQGSFIIEELTELVEEAVLLEFDRITERGGVLGAMETMYQRSKIQEESLYYETLKHNGEFPIIGVNTFLSSKGSPTVRPAEVIRATEEEKQYQIEMLENLHKEKADKIEAELAKIQDAAINNRNIFEELMEATKVCSLGQITSALFEVGGQYRRNM
- a CDS encoding Lacal_2735 family protein codes for the protein MTNVASKHKRLKSFMQRKHKKLVEESYNIMYTDHEKSDVLTYEALQLDKKIKFLKF
- a CDS encoding DUF4197 domain-containing protein — its product is MKKIIAVLVLFSLVSCAELQGVIDGLPGESGLPGIDNQMIGNGLKQALDFGIDKQVTKLTSTDGFYKNELVKILLPEELQKVDNTLRAIGLGKLADEGIKALNRAAEDAVSEATPIFVDAVKQITFNDVRTILLGTDDAATQYLEGKTNAALYNKFNPMIKNSFAKVGADQIWTNLITKYNDLPLTNNVNPDLTDYVTQQALQGVYTMIAVEEKEIRTKTQSRTTDLLKRVFALQD